From a region of the Tursiops truncatus isolate mTurTru1 chromosome 2, mTurTru1.mat.Y, whole genome shotgun sequence genome:
- the TMED3 gene encoding transmembrane emp24 domain-containing protein 3, producing MGSVASRSACALPLLLLLLLQAERPRGAELTFELPDNAKQCFHEDVEQGVKFSLDYQVITGGHYDVDCYVEDPLGNTIYRETKKQYDSFTHQAEVKGVYQFCFSNEFSTFSHKTVYFDFQVGDEPPILPDMGNRVTALTQMESACVTIHEALKTVIDSQTHYRLREAQDRARAEDLNSRVSYWSVGETIALFVVSFSQVLLLKSFFTEKRPVSRMVHS from the exons ATGGGCAGCGTGGCCTCGCGCTCCGCCTGCGCGCTGccccttctgctgctgctgctgctgcaggcgGAGCGGCCGCGGGGCGCGGAGCTCACCTTCGAGCTACCTGACAACGCCAAGCAGTGCTTCCACGAGGACGTGGAGCAGGGCGTGAAGTTCTCTCTGGATTACCAG GTCATCACTGGAGGCCACTACGACGTCGACTGCTATGTGGAGGACCCCCTGGGGAACACCATCTACAGGGAAACTAAGAAGCAGTATGACAGCTTCACACACCAGGCTGAGGTCAAGGGCGTTTATCAGTTTTGCTTCAGTAATGAGTTTTCCACCTTCTCTCACAAGACCGTCTACTTTGACTTTCAAGTGGGCGACGAGCCCCCCATTCTCCCAGACATGGGCAACAGAGTCACGGCTCTCACCCAG ATGGAGTCTGCCTGTGTGACCATCCACGAGGCTCTGAAGACGGTGATTGACTCCCAGACGCATTACCGGCTCCGGGAGGCCCAGGACAGGGCCCGGGCCGAGGACCTGAACAGCCGAGTCTCTTACTGGTCTGTTGGTGAGACGATCGCGCTCTTCGTGGTCAGCTTCAGCCAGGTGCTGCTGCTGAAAAGCTTCTTCACAGAAAAACGACCCGTCAGCAGGATGGTCCACTCCTAG